CTATATTGTTACTGTTCCAACACCTGTAGACCGAACCAATAGACCGATACTCACCCCATTGTACAAGGCCAGCGAAACTGTGGGTAAGGTACTTAAAAAAGGTGATACCGTTATTTACGAATCCACCGTTTACCCAGGGGTTACTGAAGAGGAATGTATTCCTGTTCTTGAAAAAGTTAGCGGCTTGGTTTTTAATACGGATTTCTTCGCGGGATACTCCCCAGAACGAATCAATCCAGGGGATAAGGAACATACCGTAGAAAAAATCCTTAAGGTAACTTCTGGCTCTACTCCAGAAGTAGGCAAAAAAGTAGATGATCTATACGCCTCTGTCATCACTGCAGGCACCCACTTAGCACCAACTATCAAAGTGGCCGAGGCAGCCAAGGTCATTGAAAACTCGCAACGGGACATTAACATTGCATTTGTTAATGAATTGGCCAAAATTTTTAACCTCATGGGCATTGACACCCAGCAAGTATTAGAAGCTGCAGGGACTAAATGGAACTTTTTACCCTTTAAACCTGGATTGGTCGGTGGCCACTGTATCGGTGTAGACCCTTATTACTTGGCCCAAAAGGCCCAAGAGTATGGCTACCATCCAGAAATCATTTTGGCGGGCCGTCGTATGAACGATACCATGGGGAAATATGTTGCTTCCGAAATCATAAAACTAATGGTACAAAAAGATATACGCATCAAGCAAAGTAAGATATTGGTTTTAGGGATTACTTTCAAAGAGAATTGTCCTGATGTTCGCAATACCAAGGCGGTAGATGTAATCAACAATTTGAAAAGCTATGGTACGGAAGTATCCGTTTTTGATCCATGGGCTTCACCGGAGGAAGTGGTCCACGAATATGGTATGGAAATTTATAATACAATGCCCCAACAAAAATTTGATGCGGTGGTTCTTACTGTGGCACATAAAGTGTTTTTAGAAATAGATTTTAAGGAGGTTGTCAAAGAAAATGGGGTTGTTTATGACGTAAAAGGCGTTCTATCACAAAAAGTAGATGGAAGGCTTTAGTAGAATCTTTTTTGAATTTGAATAATAACAATTCATTGAAACCATTTTATCAAGTTTTTCTGACATTTAAACCAATATTAGCTATCATAGGCCGTTATGGTTTTATCTTTAACAATTGAAATTCGGTAAATGCTTAATAAAAAAATATTGTTTTTATAACTTTAATTCGTATTTCTAAAAGTATTCGCATTAATAAAAAATTATACTTCAAAAATGAACAACACTTCCACCTTACCTAGAACCTCAACCAAACCCTTAGCAGCCGCAGAAAAGGTATATCCAATTGCCCTAGATCTTAGGGAAGAAACCGAAAAATCCAGAAAGCTTGCTAGCCCTATTGTTGAAAAACTGGCCGAGCAGGGACTTTTTCGAATGGCCCTTCCTAAATTCTTGGGTGGTATCGAAGACAATCCGGTAGAAACATTAAATGTATATGAGCTCTTAAGCAGTGCTGAAGCATCGGTGGCTTGGATCACTTGGAATAATCATTTGGCCTGTACTTTTGGTAGATATTTGAATAAGGAGGACATGAAAAAGGTATATGGCGACCCTATGCATGTCTATGCCAATTCTACCAGACCGGAAGGATTTGCCAAAAAAGTGGCAGGGGGCTATATGGTTTCTGGACGTTGGACTTTGGTATCCGGATGCGAATTAGCAGATTGGTTTGTTTTGCGTTGTTTGGTTACCTCGGATGAAAATCCGGCAACCCTAGGTCCCGGTGCGGTCTTAAAACTCGTTTTTCTACCTAAAAAACAGGTAAAGATTATAGACACCTGGAGTGTAGGTGGATTGAGGGGAACCGGTAGTCATGATATTGAAGTGGAAGAAACCTTTGTGCCGGAAAATTTAGCCGTTGGTTTTGAAGATGATGTACCTTTAAAAACACCATATAGTAGATTACCTATTGGATGTATCAATGCTTCTGGGAACGGCGCTATGTCCCTAGGCCTATTACGCGGTGCACTGGACGAACTTACTCAAATGTGCCTTGAACGTGTAACTCCTGGCAAGAATCCAGATTTAAGGGATAGACCAGCGGTGCAGGCCGCCTTGGCAAAGGGAAATACCATTTTGAAATCTCATAGGGCAGAATTACACCGTGCGGTAGATGCGCTTTGGAAGGCATCTGTAAATGGTGAGTCTTTTTCCGATGAACTTTTGGCAGATATCTGGTCGGCATCCTGTGAAGCGGCCTCCGCTTCCAGGGCAATGATTACTGAATTATTCGCCGTTGCGGGAACATCCTCTTTATATACCAAATTTAGGATGGAACGTATACATCGTGACATTCATGGTGTACTTCAACATGGCATCGTACAACCGCATTGGATGAACCAAGCCGGTATGGCCTATGCAGGTCTTAAACCCACTGCGGCCATGTTTGGAATCTAAATAAACCCTTATAAACCTTATTTGGTAGTTGGATTTTAAAAAAAATATCAAAATTTTAAAAATCGATATGATTGAAATACTAAAGGATAAAGAAGATTGGGTCGGGGCATTGAACACCATCGAACATACAGATTTTTATTTTTCCTACGATTACCATCATTTTTCCAAAAACCAAGAAGAGGAGCCCATCCTTATAAAGTATTCTACGGAGGAAGGAGTACTGCTCCTACCCTTACTTTTAAGAAATATAGAAGGCACAGCGTATAAAGATGCGATATCTGTTTATGGGTATGCGGGCGTTTTGACCAACATATCTGCTAAAGACTTTGATCGGGAATCGTTTCAGAAAACCCTTCACAATTTTTTTGAGGACAACCAGATTGTTTCTGTTTTCTCGAGGTTACATCCCTTTATGGAGTATCAAGATGAACTATTGCAAGGATTGGGAAGTATATCGGATCAGGGCATGGTTGTTTATTTGGATTTATCCTTACCAATAGATGTGCAGCGGGCTGGTTTTAATCGCCGGTTGAAAACTTATTTAAATAAAGCTCGTAAAGTATGTACGGTATCCATGGGGACCACTGAGGAAGAATTGGATGCCTTTATCCATCTTTATCACGAAAACATGAAACGGGTTGACGCCACAGAGAGTTATTTCTTTGATAAGCCCTATTTTGATGCCCTCATGGCCAGTAAAGATTATACCCCCTGTTTAATGGTCTGCAGGGACAACGAAAGCCAACAAATAATTGCAGGGGCGATTTTTGTTAAAAAGGATAATATGGTACAATATCATTTATCTGGACTTCATGAGGACTTTTTTGAGCTTAACCCTATTAAACTCATAATCGATGAGATGCGACTTATAGCCTCCGAAGAAGGGTATGAGTTCATGAATCTTGGTGGTGGACGGGGCGGAAGCAATGAGGACTCCTTATTTCGTTTTAAAAGTGGGTTTTCCAAAGCATTTAAGGATTTTAAACTTTGGAAATACATTGTGAATGACAAGGTTTACAATGATTTATGCCAAAAACATTTGGATGGGCATTCGGAAGTTGATATTAAAGAAGTAACTTTTTTTCCTGCCTATCGAGCACCATATTCTTCAATTTTTAATATGACATAGAAAATTTCATATCACCTTTTTAAATACACATCTTATTAAAAAACGAGCTATTATCCATTAAAAATAATAGCTCGTTTTTCTTTGAAACATACAGTAAGTCTTAAAAAAAGTACATCTGCCAAGTGAAAATTAATTCTGGCTATACCTGAGTAATTTTAAAATCGGTTTTGGCTATTTCGAATATTCTTTTATTTCCGAAATAAATGTTAAAAAAAACTACTTTTTATCGAAAACCATTTTTTTTTTGATCCAAAAAGTAATCCATACTCGTAATATTGAAGATGTTTAATAACAATTCATCGAATAAAACCGTTATTTCATCGTTAGTTTAAATAATAAAAGTATTCTTAAATCCCTAAATCTTGATTAATTAATTTTACCCATGATGCGATACCTACAAAACCCTACACGCATGGCTGCAATTCTATGTTTACTTTTTATCTTTCAATCCTGCAGTAAAGATGCCGACCTACTTTCCGATTACGTTATCAATAATGAGAAAAGCCTTGCCCTCCAAAAATATGTGGTGAATGACCAATTTTACGTTACCAATTCAAACAGCATTATCCTAGATGTACTAAATAATGACAGGTTCAACAATCCGCAAGGCGTAACCATCACCGAAACCTCACTCCCTGAAAATGGGAATGTGGTCATCAATTCCGACAATACCTTAACTTATAGCCCCAAAACAGAAGTAACGGAAACGCAGGAGTTTACGGATACTTTTACCTATACCGCAGAAGAAGTACAGGAAGATGGTACAACCACAGAGGAAGAAGGGACAGTTACAGTCAGCAATGATGACGTTCACAGAACGCCTACAAGTATAAGTGCAAAGGTCCAAAAGTGGAAAAAATTATTTGATGAACAGGTCTTGGATGATCAATATCAGCTGTCTTTATCCCTATCTAATAACTTAGGGGACTTGTATTATTTGGATGTATCACCTTATGTCTATATGTTTCAAGTCACTGGTGAAGATTCTTATATGGATTTTGCAATGAAGCTTTTTAAGAACAGAATGGATAATGCAATAGTGGCAAAAAATGTTTACAACTCCAATTACACACAATCTTTCAATGATTCATATTTAACATGGATTTGTGATGGTGACGGAGTTACAAAACAGTGTCAAGAGAATACTGGAGAAATATCGCTCAATGAATCTCGGGCTATGCGTACCGTTGCCAGAATGTTATATGTTTTATCAAAAAGCCCTTCCTATTTGGAAAGGAATAATAATCAAGAAAATTTTGAAAATATGTTATCTTGGTTTCAAACAAATATTTGGAATAAATGGATTGATAGAGGCCTGGGGCATATTTATAGAAGTAGAACACACATGGCTAGCCACTGGGCCCAAATAGCGTGGTTTCTGAATAAAATAACTGGCGACGAAAAATACAGGAAATATTACATTGGATGGAGCTCTGGTTTTTTAGAGGGTGAATTCAAAGGCGAATCGATGAGAAAACAGTTAAGGGAAGTAAATCTTTCCGGAAAGAAAGGCTATGTATGGAATGGAGCATGGGGTGTTATGACCGGATCAAATGATATAAGTCATGCCAACGCCGAAGTTGAGCTTATGGTTTTAGGGGCTGAAATGAACGATTATTGGACCTTGGATGATATGGATGCCCTAATTAACACCTTTGATGAATTAATTTTTGTGTCTAATAGTTGGGATGAATCCACCTACTACATAGATGGCAGTGGTTCCGGATCCGCCTTATGGGATCAAGGATGGGTGCAATTAGGTAGATTCTCGCAAGAATTGCAAAACAAGCTAGAAAATGCAGAGCTTTTACCCCCCTATTTTTACTATCAAAAAATTCGCCTAGCAAATATGGCTTATAATCAGGCTTTTCTTGAGCAAAAATTATTTTATCCTGAATATTAAAATAAAAATTAAAATGTATTGAAAAAGTCCAATTTAACTTGGGCTTTTTTTATTACATTTTTTATGGATACTATCGATTAATTATTTAGATTATCCGATTATCATCTAACTTTACAAAGTATTGGATGAACTTTACATGCTCGCATAAAATCCAAATGAGAGTAGTAGATTTCATTTATAAAAAGGTATCTATTTTCGGTTAACAACTATTAAGTGCTTATACTTTGGAAATAATTTTTTTATAATAACGTTATTTTATGATTGTGATAATTAAAATTGTAGCATTGTTAATTTTTAGCTTAACAATTTTAAATTTATTTATTCAGAAATGAGTCAGGCGACTAAACCTAACACCTTAATCGGGTTTATAATAATCTTAACAATATTATTCCTTATTGCCTTAGGGCCGTATTTTAAATTACAGCAGTTGGTAACCATGGGGCTTCTGCCATCGTTGGCTTTAATCGCTTTTTTTTACGATGTAAAGGATATAACCGCTAATAAAAGGGAGTTTTTAGTTTTTTTATTAATTTTCTTTTTGTCCTTCACCACAGTTTTTTATTATTTAGGTTATGATGAATATAGTAGATCCCTAAGTTCCTTTTTTGGAGCCATAGTTTCGGCCTACATCGCACTTGGCTTTACCAAAAACACAAATTATAGCACTTACTTTCATATAGGGTATATTTCTTCAGTATTGGTTCTATTTTCCATAATGATTAAGAATGGGAATATTGGATTGAATTTTGCTTCGGCCGTGGACTTCAGAGATCGTTTTATGCTGAATGCCAACGCCTATTCTTACTATTGTGTCTTTGCAAATTTCTCTTTAATTTATCTATACCTTAAAAAAGGTAGTAAATTTCTTCTTACCTTGCTAATAACGCTCCCAATTCTATTTATGGTGATTACTTTTACCACCCAATCAAGAGCGGGATTATTATTGGTAATCCTAATTAATCTAAGCTTCTGGCTTTTTATTAATAAACCCAAGAAACTATCAAAACTAAAAAGCCTAGGACGGAAATTTTTAATTGGTTTAGCTTTAGTTTTATTTGCACTACAATTTATTAATATTTATCAGGGATCAAGAATTCAACAAAGAGTATCGCAAACAGACACTAAAAAGGACCCTCGGGAATTACTAGTAAAGGAAGGATTAGAAGTGTTTAGTGAAAACCCAATCATTGGAGTAGGCCTCGGACAATTTCCCTTGTACAGTAAGTATGGGCTGTTTACCCATAATTCCTATACCGAAATATTAGCAGAGCAAGGTATTGTGGGTGGTATTTTACTTTTAATTCTCTATTTAATCCCAACCCTTCAAAGTTTTCGCAATTATCGAAATGACCCTGAAAACCCTTTTTTTAAATTTTATCTGACTTTTTTTATAATCTTTTTGCTTTATAATAATGCCTATGTATTTTATAAATTTCCATTTTCTATGATGTACTTTTTTCTGATAATAAGTCTTCAAAAAAGATGCACTACATATTTTAATAGAAAAGGATTAAACATCAATTAGAATAAAGAATGTCATTAAAGGTAAAAGCGGTAAATGGATTTAGTTGGACTTTTTTTGAAATGCTCTTTAGTCAAGGTGTAGTGTTTATAGTTGGTGTGATCTTGGCAAGAATTCTAACGCCAGAAGATTTTGGGATTATTGGAATTATTACTGCTTTTTTAGCAGTTTCAAATTCCATTATAGAAGGTGGTTTAGGAACTGCTCTACTTAGAAAATTGGATGCTAATAATGTTGACTTCAATACAGTTTTTTATACCAATCTTATTTTAGGTGTTGCGCTATATTTTTTACTATTCTTCACTTCCGA
This window of the Maribacter cobaltidurans genome carries:
- a CDS encoding O-antigen ligase family protein — protein: MVITFTTQSRAGLLLVILINLSFWLFINKPKKLSKLKSLGRKFLIGLALVLFALQFINIYQGSRIQQRVSQTDTKKDPRELLVKEGLEVFSENPIIGVGLGQFPLYSKYGLFTHNSYTEILAEQGIVGGILLLILYLIPTLQSFRNYRNDPENPFFKFYLTFFIIFLLYNNAYVFYKFPFSMMYFFLIISLQKRCTTYFNRKGLNIN
- a CDS encoding peptidoglycan bridge formation glycyltransferase FemA/FemB family protein, which codes for MIEILKDKEDWVGALNTIEHTDFYFSYDYHHFSKNQEEEPILIKYSTEEGVLLLPLLLRNIEGTAYKDAISVYGYAGVLTNISAKDFDRESFQKTLHNFFEDNQIVSVFSRLHPFMEYQDELLQGLGSISDQGMVVYLDLSLPIDVQRAGFNRRLKTYLNKARKVCTVSMGTTEEELDAFIHLYHENMKRVDATESYFFDKPYFDALMASKDYTPCLMVCRDNESQQIIAGAIFVKKDNMVQYHLSGLHEDFFELNPIKLIIDEMRLIASEEGYEFMNLGGGRGGSNEDSLFRFKSGFSKAFKDFKLWKYIVNDKVYNDLCQKHLDGHSEVDIKEVTFFPAYRAPYSSIFNMT
- a CDS encoding acyl-CoA dehydrogenase family protein, with the protein product MNNTSTLPRTSTKPLAAAEKVYPIALDLREETEKSRKLASPIVEKLAEQGLFRMALPKFLGGIEDNPVETLNVYELLSSAEASVAWITWNNHLACTFGRYLNKEDMKKVYGDPMHVYANSTRPEGFAKKVAGGYMVSGRWTLVSGCELADWFVLRCLVTSDENPATLGPGAVLKLVFLPKKQVKIIDTWSVGGLRGTGSHDIEVEETFVPENLAVGFEDDVPLKTPYSRLPIGCINASGNGAMSLGLLRGALDELTQMCLERVTPGKNPDLRDRPAVQAALAKGNTILKSHRAELHRAVDALWKASVNGESFSDELLADIWSASCEAASASRAMITELFAVAGTSSLYTKFRMERIHRDIHGVLQHGIVQPHWMNQAGMAYAGLKPTAAMFGI
- a CDS encoding nucleotide sugar dehydrogenase — encoded protein: MNNTKIAIIGLGYVGLPLARLFATKYPVIGFDINEGRVEELMAGHDNTLEVEDKILQEVLVSHPTMETGLYCSNKLEDIADCTYYIVTVPTPVDRTNRPILTPLYKASETVGKVLKKGDTVIYESTVYPGVTEEECIPVLEKVSGLVFNTDFFAGYSPERINPGDKEHTVEKILKVTSGSTPEVGKKVDDLYASVITAGTHLAPTIKVAEAAKVIENSQRDINIAFVNELAKIFNLMGIDTQQVLEAAGTKWNFLPFKPGLVGGHCIGVDPYYLAQKAQEYGYHPEIILAGRRMNDTMGKYVASEIIKLMVQKDIRIKQSKILVLGITFKENCPDVRNTKAVDVINNLKSYGTEVSVFDPWASPEEVVHEYGMEIYNTMPQQKFDAVVLTVAHKVFLEIDFKEVVKENGVVYDVKGVLSQKVDGRL
- a CDS encoding Ig-like domain-containing protein; this encodes MAAILCLLFIFQSCSKDADLLSDYVINNEKSLALQKYVVNDQFYVTNSNSIILDVLNNDRFNNPQGVTITETSLPENGNVVINSDNTLTYSPKTEVTETQEFTDTFTYTAEEVQEDGTTTEEEGTVTVSNDDVHRTPTSISAKVQKWKKLFDEQVLDDQYQLSLSLSNNLGDLYYLDVSPYVYMFQVTGEDSYMDFAMKLFKNRMDNAIVAKNVYNSNYTQSFNDSYLTWICDGDGVTKQCQENTGEISLNESRAMRTVARMLYVLSKSPSYLERNNNQENFENMLSWFQTNIWNKWIDRGLGHIYRSRTHMASHWAQIAWFLNKITGDEKYRKYYIGWSSGFLEGEFKGESMRKQLREVNLSGKKGYVWNGAWGVMTGSNDISHANAEVELMVLGAEMNDYWTLDDMDALINTFDELIFVSNSWDESTYYIDGSGSGSALWDQGWVQLGRFSQELQNKLENAELLPPYFYYQKIRLANMAYNQAFLEQKLFYPEY